A window of Lentibacillus sp. Marseille-P4043 contains these coding sequences:
- a CDS encoding succinate dehydrogenase cytochrome b558 subunit yields MAEQREFGYRRLHSLLGVIPIGLFLIVHLVVNHFAVYGAESFNDAAGFMESLPFLIVLEIVVIYLPILFHAILGVYIVFVTKSNTKRYGYFRNWMYLLQRVSGIITLIFIAWHVWETRIQIWLGNATLNFDLMEGILTNPAMFWFYIVGVISTTFHFANGLWSFLVSWGITQSPRSQKIATYATLIVFLLISYIGVRALITFAYGV; encoded by the coding sequence ATGGCGGAACAACGCGAGTTTGGCTATCGCAGACTTCACTCACTATTAGGAGTAATTCCGATCGGGTTATTTTTGATTGTTCACTTAGTGGTGAACCATTTTGCTGTGTATGGAGCAGAAAGCTTTAACGATGCAGCAGGATTTATGGAAAGTCTGCCATTCTTGATTGTACTGGAAATAGTAGTCATTTATCTGCCAATTTTGTTTCATGCAATATTAGGGGTATATATTGTATTCGTAACAAAGAGTAATACGAAAAGATATGGTTATTTCCGAAATTGGATGTATTTGCTACAGCGTGTAAGTGGAATTATCACACTTATCTTCATTGCATGGCATGTTTGGGAAACACGTATTCAAATTTGGCTTGGCAATGCAACGCTAAACTTTGATCTAATGGAAGGTATTTTAACAAATCCTGCAATGTTCTGGTTTTATATTGTGGGTGTTATTTCAACTACATTCCATTTCGCAAACGGATTGTGGAGTTTTTTGGTGTCATGGGGTATTACACAATCACCAAGGTCACAAAAAATTGCTACATATGCTACACTAATCGTATTCTTACTAATTAGTTATATCGGTGTACGCGCTTTAATTACATTTGCTTATGGAGTTTAA
- the sdhA gene encoding succinate dehydrogenase flavoprotein subunit: MSNRKVIVVGGGLAGLMATIKAAEAGVRVDLFSLVPVKRSHSVCAQGGINGAVNTKGEGDSTWRHFDDTVYGGDFLANQPPVKAMCDAAPSIINMLDRMGVMFNRTPEGLLDFRRFGGTEHHRTAYAGATTGQQLLYALDEQVRRYEVDGLVTKYENWEFLGAILDDEGVGKGIVGQNIKSHEIKSFPSDATIMATGGPGIIFGKSTNSMINTGSAASTLYQQGAKYANGEFIQIHPTAIPGDDKLRLMSESARGEGGRIWTYKDGEPWYFLEEKYPAYGNLVTRDIATREIFDVCVNQKLGINGENMVYLDLSHKDPKELDVKLGGIIEIYEKFVGDDPRKVPMKIFPAVHYSMGGLWVDFDQMTSIPGVFACGECDYSQHGGNRLGANSLLSAIYGGSVAGPNAIKYIDGLDTHVEDMSSELFDAKQKEEQDKFEELMNMKGEENAYQLHKELGELMTENVTVVRYNDKLLETNEKIKELQERWNNININDTSRWSNQGVMFTRQLKNMLHLARVITMGAYNRNESRGAHYKPDFPDRNDEEWLKTTIAQFDKENNAPTISYEEVDTSLIEPRLRDYSKKH; encoded by the coding sequence ATGAGTAATCGCAAAGTCATTGTTGTCGGCGGTGGACTGGCTGGTCTTATGGCAACAATAAAAGCAGCTGAAGCAGGTGTGCGTGTAGATTTATTTTCTCTCGTGCCTGTAAAACGTTCTCACTCTGTATGTGCCCAAGGCGGTATAAATGGTGCCGTTAATACAAAAGGTGAAGGGGATTCAACCTGGAGACACTTTGATGATACAGTATATGGTGGCGACTTTTTGGCAAACCAGCCACCTGTAAAAGCTATGTGTGATGCTGCACCAAGTATCATAAACATGCTTGACCGGATGGGAGTTATGTTTAACCGTACTCCAGAAGGTCTACTAGATTTCCGACGCTTTGGCGGAACAGAGCATCATCGTACGGCATATGCAGGGGCAACTACTGGACAACAGTTATTGTATGCATTAGATGAACAAGTAAGACGCTATGAAGTAGATGGTTTGGTAACAAAATATGAAAACTGGGAATTCCTTGGAGCAATCCTTGATGACGAAGGTGTTGGCAAAGGAATTGTCGGACAAAATATTAAATCACATGAAATTAAATCATTCCCTTCAGATGCAACCATTATGGCAACTGGTGGTCCTGGAATTATTTTTGGTAAATCAACGAATTCCATGATTAATACAGGATCTGCAGCTAGTACGTTGTATCAACAAGGTGCAAAATATGCTAATGGTGAATTTATCCAAATTCATCCGACAGCAATTCCTGGTGATGATAAACTACGATTAATGAGTGAATCTGCACGTGGTGAAGGCGGTCGTATTTGGACTTATAAAGATGGTGAACCTTGGTACTTCCTAGAAGAAAAATACCCTGCTTATGGAAACTTGGTAACTCGCGACATTGCAACACGTGAAATATTTGATGTTTGTGTAAACCAGAAATTAGGTATTAACGGTGAAAATATGGTTTACCTTGATTTATCTCATAAGGATCCAAAAGAATTAGATGTTAAACTTGGTGGTATCATCGAAATTTATGAAAAATTCGTCGGTGATGATCCGCGTAAAGTTCCAATGAAAATTTTCCCTGCTGTTCACTATTCAATGGGTGGACTTTGGGTAGACTTTGATCAAATGACTAGCATTCCGGGGGTTTTTGCTTGTGGAGAATGTGATTATTCACAACATGGTGGAAACCGTTTAGGTGCTAACTCATTACTGTCAGCTATTTATGGCGGTTCCGTTGCAGGACCAAACGCAATTAAATATATTGACGGACTTGATACACATGTAGAAGATATGTCATCCGAACTTTTTGATGCTAAACAAAAAGAAGAACAGGATAAATTTGAAGAGCTTATGAACATGAAGGGCGAAGAAAACGCTTATCAGCTTCATAAAGAGCTTGGAGAATTAATGACAGAAAACGTTACAGTAGTTCGCTACAATGATAAATTGCTTGAAACTAATGAAAAAATTAAAGAGCTACAAGAGCGTTGGAACAATATTAATATTAATGACACATCACGCTGGAGCAACCAGGGTGTTATGTTCACACGTCAATTGAAAAATATGCTTCATTTAGCTCGTGTAATAACAATGGGTGCTTACAACCGTAATGAAAGTCGCGGTGCACACTATAAACCTGATTTCCCTGACCGTAATGATGAGGAATGGTTGAAAACAACAATTGCACAATTTGATAAAGAAAACAATGCTCCAACGATTTCTTATGAAGAAGTAGATACTTCATTAATTGAACCGAGATTGCGGGATTACTCTAAAAAACACTAA
- the sdhB gene encoding succinate dehydrogenase iron-sulfur subunit produces the protein MAEQKTVTFIITRQDSPDSAPYEETFNIPYKTNMNVISGLMEIRQNPINANGEKTTPVYWEMNCLEEVCGACSMVINGTARQSCAALVDKLEQPIRLEPMSTFPVVRDLIVDRERMFDDLKRIKAWIPIDGTYDLGPGPRMPEKKRQWAYELSKCMTCGVCLEACPNVNDKSDFIGPALLSLPRLYNAHPTGEMNKSERLEALMEDGGVTGCSNAQNCVQVCPKGIPLTTSIAAMNRATNIQAFKNFFGSDNAQ, from the coding sequence ATGGCTGAACAAAAAACAGTTACATTTATCATAACTCGACAAGACAGCCCAGATTCTGCTCCTTATGAGGAAACATTTAATATTCCTTATAAAACAAATATGAATGTTATTTCTGGGTTGATGGAAATACGGCAAAATCCGATTAATGCAAATGGGGAGAAAACAACACCAGTTTATTGGGAAATGAACTGTTTGGAAGAAGTTTGTGGTGCATGTTCGATGGTTATAAATGGAACAGCACGTCAATCTTGTGCGGCATTGGTTGATAAACTAGAACAACCAATTCGTTTAGAACCAATGAGTACATTTCCGGTTGTTCGTGATTTAATTGTTGATCGCGAGCGTATGTTTGATGATTTAAAACGAATCAAAGCATGGATTCCGATTGATGGTACGTATGATCTAGGTCCAGGACCACGTATGCCTGAGAAAAAACGCCAATGGGCATATGAATTGTCCAAGTGTATGACTTGTGGTGTTTGTCTGGAAGCTTGTCCAAATGTTAACGATAAATCAGACTTTATTGGACCAGCACTACTTTCATTACCACGTCTATATAATGCGCATCCAACTGGAGAAATGAACAAGAGTGAACGGCTAGAAGCATTAATGGAAGACGGCGGTGTAACAGGATGTTCAAACGCACAAAACTGTGTGCAAGTATGTCCTAAAGGTATTCCATTGACGACCTCTATCGCAGCAATGAACCGGGCAACAAATATACAAGCTTTCAAAAACTTCTTTGGCAGTGACAATGCGCAATAA
- a CDS encoding acyl-CoA thioesterase: MKSISYIEDMEKWRESFSFFIPIKIRFSETDMYGHVNNVSPFIYFEEARIEFLKSIGLFNNAQNEDGIPVVADLQCDYHKQMFFNDKINLYVKANSIGNTSVDIHYMALDDKEELTLTGRGRLVHIHPETGKPVALTESMKQKLKR, translated from the coding sequence ATGAAATCAATTTCGTACATTGAGGATATGGAAAAGTGGAGAGAATCGTTTTCTTTTTTTATTCCAATTAAGATCCGCTTCTCAGAGACTGACATGTATGGTCATGTTAATAATGTATCCCCATTTATTTACTTCGAGGAAGCTCGTATTGAATTTTTGAAGTCGATTGGATTATTCAATAATGCACAGAATGAAGATGGCATACCAGTTGTCGCAGACTTACAATGTGATTACCATAAACAAATGTTTTTTAATGATAAGATAAACTTGTATGTAAAAGCGAATAGCATTGGAAACACTTCTGTAGACATTCACTATATGGCATTAGATGATAAAGAAGAACTAACATTGACTGGAAGAGGACGATTAGTACATATTCATCCAGAAACCGGTAAACCAGTTGCATTAACTGAATCTATGAAACAAAAACTGAAACGTTGA
- a CDS encoding helix-turn-helix domain-containing protein, with protein MKDNEYKPKQLLTKREKEVFELLVQDKTTKEIAQELFISEKTVRNHISNAMQKLGVKGRSQAVVELLRMGELKL; from the coding sequence TTGAAGGACAACGAGTATAAACCGAAGCAACTATTAACAAAACGGGAAAAGGAAGTATTCGAACTCTTAGTACAAGACAAAACAACAAAAGAAATTGCCCAGGAATTGTTTATATCTGAGAAGACTGTCCGAAACCATATTTCAAATGCTATGCAAAAATTAGGAGTCAAGGGGCGTTCACAAGCAGTAGTAGAGCTCCTTCGTATGGGGGAATTAAAGCTCTAA
- a CDS encoding MarR family winged helix-turn-helix transcriptional regulator, protein MKNEISTESVADLEKRLRYIAGVIKQNGRKILANYPITSPQFIALQWLIDEGDLTIGELSRKNGLAFSTTTDLVDRMEKNKLVERKRDTNDRRVVRIRVLKKGKTIIEEVITKRQEYLGEVLKSFSLEQTSALNELLTILYEQMKSIHEN, encoded by the coding sequence TTGAAAAATGAAATCTCAACAGAATCGGTAGCTGATTTAGAAAAAAGATTGCGTTATATAGCAGGTGTTATCAAGCAAAATGGTCGGAAAATATTAGCGAATTATCCCATCACCTCTCCGCAGTTTATTGCTCTACAGTGGCTAATTGATGAAGGTGATTTAACAATAGGAGAACTATCGAGAAAGAATGGATTGGCATTTAGTACGACAACTGACTTAGTCGATCGGATGGAAAAAAACAAACTAGTGGAACGAAAGCGAGATACCAATGATCGACGTGTTGTACGGATACGTGTTTTAAAAAAAGGAAAAACCATTATTGAAGAGGTTATTACGAAACGACAAGAGTATTTAGGTGAAGTTTTAAAAAGTTTCTCACTTGAACAGACAAGTGCCCTAAACGAGCTATTAACAATATTATATGAACAAATGAAAAGCATACACGAAAACTAA
- the racE gene encoding glutamate racemase — MDSAIGVIDSGVGGLTVAHELMRQLPKEKLIYLGDTLRCPYGPRSKEEVKKFTWEMVEFLLKKKIKMLVVACNTATAFTLTELQEELPIPVIGVIQPGARAAIKSTENGYIGVIGTEGTINSNAYPESLKNIRADIHVNALACPMFVPMVERGIIAGKKAQQVVKEALQPLQEKNHMDTLILGCTHYPLLKNTIQEVIGSHVTVISSSEETAREISTILEFRNLLYRGNRFPNHQFYTTGDLTIFSRIAKEIFKTSISDFKTVSIEKAVIS, encoded by the coding sequence TTGGATTCGGCAATTGGAGTTATTGATTCGGGAGTTGGAGGCTTAACAGTTGCGCATGAGCTTATGCGTCAGCTGCCAAAAGAAAAATTAATTTATCTGGGTGATACATTGAGATGCCCATATGGACCGAGGTCAAAAGAAGAAGTAAAAAAATTCACCTGGGAAATGGTCGAATTTTTATTAAAGAAGAAGATAAAAATGTTAGTTGTAGCTTGTAATACTGCTACCGCTTTTACACTAACAGAGCTACAAGAAGAATTACCAATTCCGGTAATAGGTGTTATCCAGCCTGGAGCACGGGCAGCGATCAAATCTACGGAAAATGGCTATATTGGTGTAATTGGAACAGAAGGGACAATTAACAGTAATGCATACCCGGAATCTTTAAAGAACATTCGGGCAGATATCCATGTGAACGCCTTAGCATGTCCGATGTTTGTTCCAATGGTGGAGCGAGGAATAATAGCAGGTAAAAAAGCACAGCAAGTCGTTAAGGAAGCGTTACAACCGTTACAAGAAAAAAATCATATGGATACATTGATACTTGGGTGTACACACTATCCATTACTTAAAAATACTATTCAAGAAGTAATAGGCAGCCATGTAACTGTTATTTCCTCAAGTGAAGAAACTGCCAGGGAAATAAGTACAATTTTAGAATTCCGCAATTTGTTATATAGAGGTAATCGGTTTCCAAATCATCAATTTTATACGACAGGGGATTTAACAATTTTTAGTAGAATAGCGAAAGAAATTTTTAAAACATCCATAAGTGATTTTAAAACCGTTTCAATTGAAAAAGCAGTCATTAGTTAA
- a CDS encoding GerMN domain-containing protein, whose protein sequence is MKKRGILLLAGIMSISIILTGCFEGEQSLEKMDPPQDAEKVNNLENAKSDGKAENGKDKADENEDATEETVERQLFLIDANGMVAPQTLEIPKNDSKEVASQALEYLVKDGPVANLLPNGFQAVLPVGTEILGLDLEENGTLIVDVSKEFEDYEAKNELKILQAMTYTLTQFDSVDKIQLRINGYPQEEMPVNGTPIGEGYSRANGINLTDTDTIDLIDSKAVTMYYPTEYNDSKYFVPITEHIKADEEELYRSIVTSLFNGPGYNVNTKQVFNSGVSLTADPTLDSGVLELVFNKKIMEDAEKTMISNDVMGTLVRTLTEQQNVEAVQVKVENVEKLFNENGEEYNKPVTKEMISPTEKL, encoded by the coding sequence ATGAAGAAGCGCGGCATATTACTTTTGGCTGGAATAATGAGCATTTCCATCATATTGACAGGCTGTTTTGAGGGGGAACAATCATTAGAGAAGATGGATCCGCCACAAGATGCAGAAAAGGTAAATAACCTAGAAAATGCAAAGTCAGATGGGAAGGCTGAAAATGGAAAGGATAAGGCAGATGAAAATGAGGACGCAACCGAAGAAACGGTTGAGCGGCAATTATTTTTGATTGATGCAAATGGAATGGTTGCACCTCAAACATTGGAAATACCGAAAAACGATTCAAAAGAAGTTGCTTCACAGGCGCTGGAGTATTTAGTTAAAGATGGTCCAGTCGCTAATTTGTTGCCAAATGGATTTCAAGCAGTTCTGCCAGTAGGAACCGAAATTCTAGGATTGGATTTAGAAGAAAATGGCACATTAATCGTAGATGTCTCGAAGGAATTTGAGGATTATGAAGCAAAAAATGAATTGAAAATACTGCAAGCAATGACATATACATTAACACAATTTGATAGTGTCGATAAAATCCAGTTGCGCATAAATGGATATCCTCAAGAAGAAATGCCTGTAAATGGAACGCCAATTGGGGAAGGCTATTCAAGAGCAAATGGTATTAATTTAACGGATACAGATACAATTGATCTGATTGATAGTAAAGCAGTAACCATGTATTATCCTACTGAATATAATGATTCAAAATACTTTGTCCCAATAACCGAACATATAAAAGCGGATGAAGAGGAACTTTATCGTTCGATAGTTACTTCGTTATTCAATGGTCCGGGGTATAATGTCAATACAAAACAGGTTTTTAATTCCGGCGTATCTCTGACTGCTGATCCGACACTAGACAGTGGAGTTCTGGAATTGGTTTTTAACAAAAAAATTATGGAAGATGCGGAAAAAACAATGATATCGAATGATGTTATGGGTACGCTCGTTCGAACCCTAACGGAACAGCAGAATGTTGAAGCTGTACAGGTAAAAGTAGAGAATGTGGAGAAACTATTTAATGAAAATGGGGAAGAATATAATAAACCGGTAACCAAGGAAATGATTTCACCAACTGAAAAATTATAA
- the rph gene encoding ribonuclease PH: MRNDQRSTNSLRPITIISDFVKHPEGSVLIQVGDTKVICNASIEDKVPPFMRGQGKGWITAEYAMLPRATDRRNIRESSKGKVSGRTMEIQRLIGRSLRAVVDLEKIGERTVWVDCDVIQADGGTRTASITGAFVAVVQAFGKLLENKTLTKMPVTDYLAATSVGVLPDRTEILDLNYEEDAKADVDMNIVMTGAGEFVEIQGTGEEATFTMNQLQTMLELASDGLSEIIEKQKEILGELANRIGETAPNNSTGAGR, from the coding sequence ATGAGAAATGACCAGCGTAGTACAAATAGTTTACGACCAATTACCATCATATCTGATTTTGTAAAACATCCGGAGGGATCCGTTTTAATACAAGTTGGTGACACGAAAGTAATATGTAATGCAAGCATCGAAGACAAAGTTCCTCCATTTATGCGCGGACAGGGGAAGGGCTGGATAACAGCAGAGTATGCAATGTTACCTCGAGCCACTGACCGACGGAATATTCGTGAATCATCTAAGGGTAAAGTAAGTGGCAGGACAATGGAAATCCAACGATTAATTGGCAGGTCATTACGAGCAGTTGTTGACTTAGAAAAGATTGGGGAACGCACCGTCTGGGTGGATTGTGATGTTATTCAAGCAGACGGCGGGACACGAACTGCGTCAATTACAGGGGCGTTTGTTGCTGTTGTACAAGCTTTTGGTAAACTTTTGGAGAATAAAACGTTAACTAAAATGCCGGTTACAGATTATTTGGCTGCAACTTCTGTAGGAGTTTTACCTGACAGGACAGAAATATTAGATTTGAATTATGAAGAAGATGCAAAAGCAGATGTTGATATGAATATAGTCATGACGGGCGCCGGTGAATTTGTCGAAATCCAAGGGACAGGTGAAGAGGCAACATTTACAATGAATCAATTGCAAACAATGCTTGAACTTGCATCAGATGGATTGTCGGAAATTATTGAAAAACAAAAAGAAATATTAGGTGAATTAGCAAATAGAATTGGAGAGACAGCACCAAATAATTCTACAGGAGCAGGCAGATGA
- a CDS encoding XTP/dITP diphosphatase: MNQIIIATKNQGKAKEFNDFFAPFGWNAISLLDLPETIPDVEETGTTFEENAALKAETIANRMGTPVLADDSGLVIDALDGQPGIYSARYAGLEKNDQANINKVLKELDNVQLNQRRARFVCVLAIARPNQQTTFHKGVCEGKIALSPKGSHGFGYDPIFIPEGYMKTMAQLTPDEKNKISHRQKAISQLEPGFLT; this comes from the coding sequence ATGAACCAAATAATTATTGCGACAAAAAATCAAGGAAAAGCAAAAGAGTTTAATGATTTTTTCGCGCCGTTTGGCTGGAATGCAATTTCGCTCTTGGATCTGCCTGAAACAATACCAGATGTGGAAGAAACAGGTACTACTTTTGAAGAAAACGCTGCTCTAAAGGCAGAAACTATTGCAAACAGAATGGGGACTCCTGTTCTGGCCGATGATTCGGGATTGGTGATTGATGCATTGGATGGACAACCAGGCATCTACTCTGCGCGATATGCAGGACTGGAAAAAAATGATCAAGCAAACATTAATAAGGTATTAAAGGAATTAGATAACGTCCAACTTAATCAGCGGCGCGCACGTTTTGTTTGTGTACTCGCCATTGCCCGACCAAATCAACAAACTACATTTCACAAAGGAGTTTGTGAAGGGAAAATCGCACTTTCACCTAAAGGTTCACATGGCTTCGGCTATGATCCAATTTTTATTCCCGAAGGCTATATGAAAACAATGGCTCAATTAACACCAGATGAGAAAAATAAAATAAGTCATCGTCAGAAGGCGATTTCCCAATTAGAGCCTGGATTTTTAACGTAG
- a CDS encoding metallophosphoesterase → MPKILIVSDSHGLTNELEQIKENLAVDYMIHCGDSELDLDAPELSGFVKVAGNCDFDTRFPDEQLVTVANINVYITHGHLYQVKRNLMPLSYRAQETGARVVCFGHTHIAGAEKSGDQLFINPGSIRLPKGRQEKTYALMEWSTEDDVTVFFYTVAGEIVDELTYHTTF, encoded by the coding sequence TTGCCAAAAATTTTAATAGTTAGTGATAGCCATGGTCTAACGAACGAACTTGAACAAATAAAAGAAAACTTAGCAGTTGATTATATGATCCATTGTGGCGATTCTGAACTGGATTTAGATGCGCCAGAACTTTCAGGATTTGTTAAAGTAGCAGGAAACTGTGATTTTGACACTAGATTTCCCGATGAACAGCTTGTAACAGTAGCAAATATAAATGTCTATATAACGCATGGACATCTGTATCAAGTAAAGAGAAATCTAATGCCACTTTCGTATCGTGCTCAAGAAACAGGAGCTCGTGTTGTCTGTTTTGGACATACCCATATTGCTGGAGCTGAGAAATCTGGTGATCAATTGTTTATTAATCCCGGAAGTATTCGCCTTCCTAAAGGTAGACAAGAAAAAACGTATGCGCTTATGGAATGGAGCACAGAAGACGATGTAACTGTATTTTTTTACACAGTTGCTGGAGAAATAGTGGATGAGCTTACATACCACACCACTTTTTAA
- a CDS encoding tetratricopeptide repeat protein, with translation MHEHDNVILFPKWKVILEEESLVALKEKRYDEALKKLNKLLDYHVNNHEIIIGKLICLMELAYYDEAQDLCEELLVQKDENYFQYVHIYLTLLFQTSQYNLLLEQVDYEFQTEKVPSPYREQFEQLYDMSQKMNDQLKDEKMMKYINEFVQAIEDQDHMKQWRLVENMRNIKAQPKQKMIVPLLTDDTIHPVTKTAIFQWLQEMNIAQSFDIHKLGLQLTVNPVDIAELNIHTMVKQTFLLIIELEQTNPTLFHLLEKILHQYAYVRYPIMPPGGDAAAIADALITIGEQYLNLPDKNEVKNDKTLHYIEEIKMCEALYLSIIDE, from the coding sequence ATGCACGAACACGATAATGTAATACTCTTTCCTAAATGGAAAGTAATACTTGAAGAAGAGAGTTTAGTTGCGCTTAAAGAAAAAAGATATGATGAAGCATTAAAAAAATTAAATAAGTTATTAGATTATCACGTTAATAACCATGAAATTATTATTGGGAAATTGATTTGTTTGATGGAATTAGCTTATTATGATGAAGCACAAGACTTGTGTGAGGAGCTACTTGTTCAGAAAGATGAGAATTATTTTCAATATGTACATATTTATTTAACTTTGCTGTTCCAGACAAGCCAGTATAATTTACTACTAGAACAAGTAGATTATGAATTTCAAACAGAAAAAGTACCAAGTCCATATCGAGAACAATTTGAGCAGTTATACGATATGAGTCAAAAAATGAATGATCAATTGAAAGATGAAAAAATGATGAAGTACATAAATGAATTTGTGCAAGCAATTGAAGATCAGGATCATATGAAACAATGGCGGTTGGTCGAGAATATGCGAAATATAAAGGCTCAGCCAAAACAAAAAATGATTGTTCCACTACTGACCGACGATACGATTCATCCAGTTACAAAAACAGCGATTTTTCAATGGTTGCAGGAGATGAATATTGCGCAATCGTTTGATATACATAAACTAGGTTTGCAACTAACCGTAAACCCAGTAGACATTGCCGAATTAAACATACACACAATGGTTAAACAAACGTTCTTATTAATCATCGAGTTGGAACAAACTAATCCAACACTATTTCATTTACTAGAAAAAATACTACATCAATATGCCTATGTCCGTTATCCAATTATGCCACCGGGCGGAGATGCAGCTGCAATTGCTGATGCATTGATAACTATTGGTGAACAGTATTTGAATCTACCAGACAAGAATGAAGTAAAAAATGACAAAACGTTACATTACATAGAAGAAATTAAAATGTGTGAAGCATTATATTTATCGATCATTGACGAATAG
- the tig gene encoding trigger factor, with protein MSAKWEKQEGNEGVLTFDVSAEEFDRALDQAFKKVVKEVQIPGFRKGKIPRKIFENRFGVESLYQDAVDIVLPDAYMKAVETTGIEPIEQPSVDIEEIEKGKDLVFTAKVTVKPEVTLGEYKGLEVEEQDVTVTNEDVDHEIEHQREHHAELIVKEEGKIEQGDTVVMDFEGFIDGEAFDGGKGENHSLEIGSGQFIPGFEEELVGKESGEDTEIEVTFPEDYHAEELAGKKATFKVTIHEVKTKELPELDDEFAKDVDEEVETLDELKAKKKEELEAQKKQDAENQKRETLIEKASENAEVDIPSAMVDTELDRMLKEFEQRLQMQGMTLEMYFQFSGQDENALREQMKEDAEKRVKTNLTLEAIFNNEGLEVTDADADAELEKMASMYGTDVEQLKQMLGGNTDAIKEDLKFQKALDFLVDQSKTV; from the coding sequence ATGTCAGCAAAATGGGAAAAACAAGAGGGAAATGAAGGAGTATTAACGTTTGACGTTAGTGCCGAAGAATTTGATCGTGCATTAGATCAAGCATTTAAGAAAGTCGTCAAAGAGGTACAAATTCCAGGATTTCGTAAGGGGAAAATACCTCGTAAAATTTTTGAAAATCGCTTTGGCGTAGAATCACTTTATCAAGATGCAGTTGACATTGTTTTACCTGATGCCTATATGAAGGCAGTGGAAACGACCGGTATTGAACCGATTGAACAACCATCAGTCGATATCGAAGAAATTGAAAAAGGAAAAGACCTTGTTTTTACAGCAAAAGTTACTGTTAAACCGGAAGTGACCCTTGGTGAATATAAAGGTCTTGAAGTGGAAGAGCAAGATGTAACGGTGACGAATGAGGATGTTGATCATGAAATAGAACATCAACGTGAACATCATGCAGAGCTAATTGTCAAAGAAGAAGGAAAAATAGAACAAGGTGACACTGTTGTGATGGACTTTGAAGGATTTATCGACGGTGAAGCATTTGACGGTGGAAAAGGTGAAAATCATTCATTAGAAATTGGTTCAGGTCAGTTTATTCCAGGATTTGAAGAAGAACTAGTTGGTAAAGAGTCGGGAGAAGATACTGAAATTGAAGTCACATTCCCGGAAGATTACCATGCAGAAGAATTGGCAGGTAAAAAAGCCACATTTAAAGTAACAATCCATGAAGTTAAAACAAAAGAGTTACCAGAACTTGATGATGAATTCGCAAAAGACGTTGATGAAGAAGTAGAAACATTAGATGAACTAAAAGCTAAGAAAAAGGAAGAATTAGAAGCACAGAAGAAACAAGATGCCGAAAATCAAAAGCGTGAAACATTAATTGAAAAAGCATCTGAAAACGCAGAAGTAGATATCCCGTCTGCAATGGTTGATACAGAACTTGATCGCATGTTAAAAGAGTTTGAACAGCGTCTGCAAATGCAAGGCATGACATTGGAAATGTACTTCCAATTCTCTGGACAAGACGAAAATGCATTGCGTGAACAAATGAAAGAAGATGCAGAAAAGCGTGTGAAAACAAATCTTACATTGGAAGCTATTTTCAATAATGAAGGACTAGAAGTAACCGATGCGGATGCAGATGCAGAACTTGAAAAAATGGCATCTATGTACGGTACAGATGTTGAACAGCTTAAACAAATGTTGGGTGGAAACACGGACGCAATTAAAGAAGATCTTAAGTTCCAAAAGGCACTTGATTTCTTAGTTGATCAAAGCAAAACTGTATAA